In Castanea sativa cultivar Marrone di Chiusa Pesio chromosome 6, ASM4071231v1, a single window of DNA contains:
- the LOC142640681 gene encoding pentatricopeptide repeat-containing protein At4g04790, mitochondrial-like translates to MPASKAKNLSSLFRTAVKTKITAAAAATSSSSSSFSTPAQDATLKHFVSSLDTSSSSPTASISNFIKRRYVKVKPPKSSSSSRSTKTSFSSSLPILNLDPLSDSEDSTKQLSREISSILSGGESLSSPDLQGADDGEDIAEKVLNIPWFSNLSHNHISLHRKELSRERKQKWVYKSSQGNRFNRLISMCGQKLGTETTIQVFGKLGRETGVKEYNALIGLCVQRVRRSNDEDVALEQIHMAFRLFESMREQGFQIEEDTYGQFLLYLIEMGMEQEFHFFCGVIGKDNPRSLPRLGYYEMLLWIGVNNEEKIQELCKYIVVDNGGDNSTLRENYLLALCESDRKKELLQLLEIVDIMKLSSPNSVANIFRSLGRLSLESSTENFLMAFKNCNYEAENISNFISSYVVSVPNLAVEDVISKFKNFHANLEVTPSSSSYAELITYCSDSLKVHAALDLVDEMCEVGLTLSIEVLHSILHATEESCEFNLVRRIYSVICRQDMTPNNETFRSMISLCVRMKDFEGAYGMLKDLEKMNLTPTANMYNAIMAGYFREKNTYGALMVLRKMELADVKPDSQTFSYLISNCDREEDIIKYYEELKHSGVQVTRQIFMALINAYANCGQFEKAKQVVSDKGIPVKNLNEIKSVLVSALASHGQMSDALDIYEEIKQSGSNLEPKAVISLMEHLQSDGELSRLLQLLKELKDVDYWVDGCCRLILYCVRYKHLSSAVDLLKQLKDIFCNDEMAMEVLFDEVFSQVGGSEFTHLQIGLDLLQVIKDELCLSPSRKCLDFLLNACVNAKDLQSSLLIWKEYQAAGLPYNILSFLRMYQVLLASGDQKSAKILLNKIPKDDIHVRCVIKACQTSYITSKSTKGKKKNKVKRKG, encoded by the exons ATGCCCGCCTCCAAGGCCAAAAACCTTAGCTCACTATTTCGTACTGCCGTCAAAACCAAAAtcaccgccgccgccgccgccacttcttcttcttcttcttctttttctacaCCCGCCCAAGACGCTACCCTCAAACACTTCGTCTCCTCGCTCGACACCTCGTCGTCGTCTCCCACCGCCTCCATTTCCAACTTCATCAAACGACGCTACGTCAAAGTCAAGCCCCCCaaatcctcctcctcctctcgCTCAACCAAAACCTCCTTCTCCTCCTCTCTTCCCATCCTCAACCTTGACCCTCTCTCTGATtctg AGGACTCGACGAAGCAGTTATCTAGGGAGATATCTTCTATATTGTCCG GTGGTGAATCGTTAAGTTCACCTGATTTGCAGGGAGCTGATGATGGAGAAGACATTGCAGAAAAAGTGCTGAATATACCATGGTTTTCAAACCTGTCTCACAATCATATATCACTACATAGGAAAGAATTATCTCGTGAACGGAAACAAAAATGGGTTTACAAAAGTTCCCAAGGGAATCGTTTTAACCGGTTAATTTCAATGTGTGGGCAGAAACTGGGAACAGAGACTACCATACAGGTATTTGGTAAATTGGGACGAGAAACTGGTGTCAAAGAATATAATGCATTAATAGGACTATGCGTACAGAGGGTCAGGAGAAGCAATGATGAAGATGTTGCATTAGAACAGATACACATGGCTTTTCGACTTTTTGAATCAATGAGAGAACAAGGTTTCCAAATAGAAGAGGATACTTATGGCCAATTTCTTCTGTATTTAATTGAGATGGGTATGGAACaagaatttcattttttctgTGGAGTTATTGGAAAAGATAATCCACGTTCACTTCCAAGATTAGGCTACTATGAGATGCTGCTGTGGATTGGAGTCAACAATGAAGAAAAGATTCAAGAGCTTTGTAAATACATTGTAGTTGATAATGGAGGAGACAATTCCACTTTACGAG AGAATTATTTGTTAGCTCTTTGTGAAAGTGACCGGAAGAAGGAGCTTTTGCAGCTGCTGGAAATTGTCGACATAATGAAACTTTCATCACCAAATTCTGTAGCAAATATATTTAGATCATTAGGAAGGCTATCATTGGAGTCTTCCACTGAGAACTTCCTTATGGCATTCAAAAACTGCA ATTATGAAGCAGAAAATATCTCAAACTTCATCTCTAGTTATGTTGTTAGCGTTCCAAATTTAGCG GTTGAGGAtgtcatttcaaaatttaaaaacttccACGCAAATTTGGAAGTGACACCTTCGTCCTCATCCTATGCAGAGCTCATTACATATTGTAGTGATTCACTTAAG GTGCATGCTGCTCTTGATTTAGTTGACGAAATGTGTGAAGTGGGGTTGACCTTATCAATTGAGGTGTTACACTCCATTTTACATGCTACTGAAGAGAGCTGTGAGTTTAATTTG GTTCGTCGAATCTATTCAGTGATTTGTCGCCAGGACATGACGCCAAACAATGAAACCTTCAGGAGTATGATAAGTTTATGCGTGAGAATGAAAGAT TTTGAGGGTGCATATGGCATGCTTAAGGACTTGGAGAAAATGAATTTGACACCTACAGCCAACATGTACAATGCTATAATGGCTGGCTATTTTCGAGAG AAGAACACATATGGAGCATTGATGGTTCTCAGAAAAATGGAACTTGCAGATGTAAAACCTGATTCACAGACATTCAGTTATCTGATAAGCAACTGTGACCGCGAAGAAGATATTATCAAG TATTACGAAGAACTGAAGCATTCTGGAGTTCAAGTCACGAGGCAGATTTTCATGGCACTTATAAATGCATATGCAAATTGTGGACAGTTTGAGAAGGCAAAACAG GTAGTCTCAGATAAAGGAATTCCAGTTAAAAACCTAAATGAAATCAAGAGTGTCCTTGTGTCAGCTCTTGCGTCACATGGGCAAATGTCTGATGCCCTTGATATATATGAAGAAATCAAGCAATCTGGATCCAATTTGGAACCAAAGGCTGTTATAAGTCTTATG GAGCATCTTCAATCTGATGGAGAGTTGAGTAGATTGCTTCAGCTACTCAAGGAATTAAAAGATGTAGACTATTGGGTGGATGGTTGCTGCAGACTTATTTTATATTGTGTACGATATAAGCATTTAAG TTCTGCTGTTGATTTGCTCAAGCAACTGAAGGATATTTTCTGTAATGATGAAATGGCCATGGAAGTTCTTTTTGATGAG GTATTTTCCCAAGTTGGAGGGTCAGAGTTTACGCATTTGCAGATTGGACTGGACTTGCTTCAAGTCATCAAGGATGAACTTTGCCTCTCTCCTTCCCGAAAATGTCTTGATTTTCTTCTCAATGCTTGTGTCAATGCCAAAGATTTGCAGAGTTCTCTTCTGATTTGGAAAGAATATCAAGCTGCTGGACTTCCTTATAACATCCTCAGTTTTCTAAG GATGTATCAAGTTCTTTTAGCTTCAGGGGACCAAAAATCTGCAAAGATTCTGCTTAATAAAATCCCGAAAGATGATATTCATGTTCGTTGTGTGATCAAAGCTTGTCAAACAAGTTATATAACGTCCAAGTCTACAAAGggtaagaagaaaaataaggtaAAGAGGAAGGGATGA
- the LOC142641781 gene encoding uncharacterized protein LOC142641781: protein MATCNITSLNLTGNKLYCNYHHSLLPISTLQVVYYERYQKLRSDSLVPLEDHVTTFPTPLLLLQIPHQFLLHPPSHHAYLAAALSSLNLPPQFVPRIISLALNLATNTNSLECYSIVAGLEYLRIEQIDQTNDFDEILRAQFRDMVDAGVAPSDDIDYLVADFMGLLDGFGLESAPSTEEEGASTSAIDKLVKNGSFVVSSSEEGQGFDVGFTCSVCLEEPQAGDKLIRMNCSHIYHQSCLLPWLQKRNTCPNCRCKLDEK from the coding sequence ATGGCTACTTGTAATATTACTAGCCTAAACCTCACCGGAAACAAACTGTACTGCAACTACCACCACTCTCTCCTTCCCATCTCCACTCTTCAAGTTGTATATTACGAGCGATACCAGAAACTACGTTCTGACTCCTTAGTTCCACTTGAAGATCATGTGACTACTTTTCCCACTCCTCTGTTATTGTTGCAGATTCCACACCAATTCCTCTTACACCCACCTTCTCACCATGCTTACCTTGCTGCTGCACTCTCATCCCTCAACCTGCCTCCTCAGTTTGTCCCAAGAATCATATCCTTGGCACTCAACTTGGCTACCAATACTAACTCTTTAGAGTGTTATTCAATTGTTGCTGGACTAGAGTATCTTCGTATTGAACAAATTGATCAAACAAACGATTTTGATGAGATTCTTCGTGCCCAATTCAGGGACATGGTGGATGCTGGGGTGGCACCGAGTGACGATATTGATTATTTAGTTGCGGATTTTATGGGCTTGTTGGATGGTTTCGGTTTGGAGTCGGCACCATCAACTGAGGAGGAGGGTGCATCGACAAGCGCAATTGACAAGCTGGTCAAAAATGGTAGCTTTGTTGTGAGCAGCAGTGAAGAAGGGCAAGGATTTGATGTGGGTTTTACTTGCAGTGTGTGTTTGGAGGAACCACAAGCAGGGGATAAGCTCATACGCATGAACTGCTCTCATATATATCACCAGTCTTGTCTACTTCCATGGCTCCAGAAGCGTAACACCTGTCCTAATTGCCGTTGTAAACTGGATGAAAAATGA
- the LOC142641141 gene encoding protein CHLORORESPIRATORY REDUCTION 41, chloroplastic-like, which translates to MASTVLHFLSRPIPNPFHSNHLVPSPNPQASTSSSQSVLIYNIPHRKHFFIKCTSESNSTPLPEPDFPFPAPASDTNNKAETFPIERRRKSEIIHDRESRTGLVQPEPPNFEIGWKRSKEIKLDKPKGYVIADFLEKLEDLMGKEFGSTELLAKAGEIVAERAKEEAQVLSDKGEVEERMMTELFRVLRLMEMDLAMVKAAVKEETLGERLEQAKARCRQAILVALSF; encoded by the coding sequence ATGGCTTCCACAGTCCTACACTTCCTATCTCGTCCAATTCCAAACCCTTTTCATTCAAACCATCTTGTCCCAAGCCCAAACCCCCAAGCCTCCACAAGCTCATCACAGTCAGTACTCATCTATAATATCCCACACAGAAAGCacttcttcatcaaatgcaCTTCTGAGTCTAACTCTACCCCTCTGCCTGAGCCTGACTTCCCATTCCCAGCTCCAGCTTCTGATACCAACAACAAAGCAGAGACTTTCCCTATTGAAAGGCGAAGAAAGTCTGAGATAATCCATGACAGGGAGTCTAGAACTGGGCTAGTACAACCTGAGCCGCCAAACTTTGAGATTGGTTGGAAGAGAAGCAAAGAGATCAAATTGGATAAGCCAAAAGGGTATGTCATAGCTGACTTTCTAGAGAAGTTGGAGGATCTAATGGGGAAAGAATTTGGCTCCACGGAGCTGCTAGCAAAAGCTGGAGAAATTGTGGCTGAAAGAGCTAAAGAGGAAGCACAAGTGTTGAGTGATAAAGGAGAAGTGGAGGAGAGGATGATGACTGAGTTGTTTAGAGTGTTGAGACTAATGGAGATGGATTTGGCTATGGTAAAGGCTGCAGTGAAGGAAGAGACATTGGGTGAAAGGCTAGAGCAGGCCAAGGCACGCTGCAGACAAGCTATACTTGTAGCTCTCTCCTTTTGA
- the LOC142641142 gene encoding polycomb group protein FIE1-like isoform X1 — protein sequence MSGKFTIGSEPVIGLLTPSKKRDYRVTNRLQEGKRPLYAVVFNFIDSRYFNVFATVGGNRVTVYQCLEGGVIAVLQSYVDEDKDESFYTVTWACHVDGTPFVVAGGLNGILRVVDAGSEKIHKSFVGHGDSINEIRTQPLRPSLVVSASKDESVRLWNVHTGICILIFAGAGGHRNEVLSVDFHPSDMYRIASCGMDNTVKIWSMKEFWTYVEKSFTWTDLPSKFPTKYVQFPVFIASIHSNYVDCNRWLGDFILSKSVDNEIVLWEPKVKDQSPGEGSVDILQKYPVPDCDIWFIKFSCDFHYNAAAIGNREGKIFVWELQSSPPVLIARLTHAQSKSPIRQTAMSFDGSTILSCCEDGTIWRWDAVAMS from the exons ATGTCAGGCAAGTTCACCATTGGGAGCGAGCCAGTGATTGGGTTGCTGACCCCATCAAAGAAACGAGACTACAGAGTCACCAACAGACTCCAAGAAGGCAAGCGCCCCTTATACGCTGTCGTTTTCAACTTCATCGACTCTCGCTACTTCAACGTCTTCGCCACTGTAGGCGGCAATCGG GTGACTGTATACCAATGCCTTGAAGGGGGAGTCATTGCTGTCTTGCAGTCTTATGTTGATGAAGAT AAGGATGAGTCTTTCTACACTGTGACCTGGGCATGCCATGTTGATGGAACGCCTTTTGTAGTGGCAGGAGGACTCAATGGCATACTCCGTGTTGTTGATGCTGGCAGCGAGAAAATACACAAG AGTTTTGTTGGCCATGGGGATTCTATAAATGAAATCAGGACTCAGCCACTGAGACCATCACTGGTGGTATCCGCAAGCAAA GATGAATCAGTTCGTCTATGGAATGTCCATACTGGAATATGCATTTTGATATTTGCTGGAGCTGGGGGTCATCGTAATGAAGTCTTGAGTGTG GACTTCCATCCTTCGGACATGTATCGCATTGCAAGTTGTGGCATGGACAATACAGTAAAGATATGGTCAATGAAAG AATTCTGGACATACGTAGAGAAATCATTCACATGGACAGATCTCCCTTCTAAGTTCCCCACAAAATATGTTCAGTTTCCT GTGTTCATAGCTTCAATTCATTCAAACTATGTTGACTGTAATAGGTGGCTCGGCGATTTTATTCTTTCAAAG AGTGTTGACAATGAAATTGTTTTATGGGAACCTAAAGTGAAGGACCAGTCTCCGGGAGAG GGTTCAGTTGACATCCTTCAGAAATACCCTGTTCCAGACTGCGATATTTGGTTCATCAAGTTTTCCTGTGATTTTCATTATAATGCAGCTGCAATAG GGAATAGAGAAGGAAAGATTTTTGTTTGGGAATTGCAATCCAGCCCCCCAGTTCTTATTGCAag GCTGACACATGCTCAATCAAAATCTCCAATTAGACAAACTGCCATGTCATTCGATGGAAG CACCATTCTCAGCTGCTGTGAGGATGGGACTATTTGGCGCTGGGATGCTGTGGCAATGTCTTGA
- the LOC142641142 gene encoding polycomb group protein FIE1-like isoform X2, whose product MSGKFTIGSEPVIGLLTPSKKRDYRVTNRLQEGKRPLYAVVFNFIDSRYFNVFATVGGNRVTVYQCLEGGVIAVLQSYVDEDDESFYTVTWACHVDGTPFVVAGGLNGILRVVDAGSEKIHKSFVGHGDSINEIRTQPLRPSLVVSASKDESVRLWNVHTGICILIFAGAGGHRNEVLSVDFHPSDMYRIASCGMDNTVKIWSMKEFWTYVEKSFTWTDLPSKFPTKYVQFPVFIASIHSNYVDCNRWLGDFILSKSVDNEIVLWEPKVKDQSPGEGSVDILQKYPVPDCDIWFIKFSCDFHYNAAAIGNREGKIFVWELQSSPPVLIARLTHAQSKSPIRQTAMSFDGSTILSCCEDGTIWRWDAVAMS is encoded by the exons ATGTCAGGCAAGTTCACCATTGGGAGCGAGCCAGTGATTGGGTTGCTGACCCCATCAAAGAAACGAGACTACAGAGTCACCAACAGACTCCAAGAAGGCAAGCGCCCCTTATACGCTGTCGTTTTCAACTTCATCGACTCTCGCTACTTCAACGTCTTCGCCACTGTAGGCGGCAATCGG GTGACTGTATACCAATGCCTTGAAGGGGGAGTCATTGCTGTCTTGCAGTCTTATGTTGATGAAGAT GATGAGTCTTTCTACACTGTGACCTGGGCATGCCATGTTGATGGAACGCCTTTTGTAGTGGCAGGAGGACTCAATGGCATACTCCGTGTTGTTGATGCTGGCAGCGAGAAAATACACAAG AGTTTTGTTGGCCATGGGGATTCTATAAATGAAATCAGGACTCAGCCACTGAGACCATCACTGGTGGTATCCGCAAGCAAA GATGAATCAGTTCGTCTATGGAATGTCCATACTGGAATATGCATTTTGATATTTGCTGGAGCTGGGGGTCATCGTAATGAAGTCTTGAGTGTG GACTTCCATCCTTCGGACATGTATCGCATTGCAAGTTGTGGCATGGACAATACAGTAAAGATATGGTCAATGAAAG AATTCTGGACATACGTAGAGAAATCATTCACATGGACAGATCTCCCTTCTAAGTTCCCCACAAAATATGTTCAGTTTCCT GTGTTCATAGCTTCAATTCATTCAAACTATGTTGACTGTAATAGGTGGCTCGGCGATTTTATTCTTTCAAAG AGTGTTGACAATGAAATTGTTTTATGGGAACCTAAAGTGAAGGACCAGTCTCCGGGAGAG GGTTCAGTTGACATCCTTCAGAAATACCCTGTTCCAGACTGCGATATTTGGTTCATCAAGTTTTCCTGTGATTTTCATTATAATGCAGCTGCAATAG GGAATAGAGAAGGAAAGATTTTTGTTTGGGAATTGCAATCCAGCCCCCCAGTTCTTATTGCAag GCTGACACATGCTCAATCAAAATCTCCAATTAGACAAACTGCCATGTCATTCGATGGAAG CACCATTCTCAGCTGCTGTGAGGATGGGACTATTTGGCGCTGGGATGCTGTGGCAATGTCTTGA